From a single Pseudomonas triticicola genomic region:
- a CDS encoding HU family DNA-binding protein → MNKSELIDAIAASADIPKAAAGRALDAVIESVTGALKAGDSVVLVGFGTFSVTDRPARTGRNPQTGKSLEIPAAKKPGFKAGKALKEAVN, encoded by the coding sequence GTGAACAAGTCGGAACTGATTGATGCTATCGCTGCATCCGCTGATATCCCGAAAGCTGCTGCTGGCCGTGCGCTGGACGCTGTAATCGAATCCGTCACTGGCGCTCTGAAGGCTGGCGACTCCGTTGTTCTGGTTGGTTTCGGTACTTTCTCCGTGACTGACCGTCCGGCTCGTACCGGTCGTAACCCGCAAACCGGCAAGTCTCTGGAAATCCCGGCTGCCAAGAAGCCAGGTTTCAAAGCCGGTAAAGCGCTGAAAGAAGCTGTTAACTGA
- a CDS encoding SurA N-terminal domain-containing protein, with amino-acid sequence MLQNIRDNSQGWIAKTIIGVIVALMALTGFDAIFQATTHKNEAAKVNGDEISQNELSQAVDMQRRQLMQQLGKDFDASLLDEKMLRESALKGLIDRKLLLQGAEQAKFSFSEAALDQVILQTPEFQVDGKFSSERFDQVIRQLGYSRMQFRQMLAQEMLIGQLRAGVAGSGFVTDAEVLAFARLEKQTRDFATLNVKADPAAVKLTDDEVKAYYDEHAKEFMTPDQVIIDYVELKKSSFFDQVAVKEEDLEAAYQKEIANLSEQRRAAHILIEVNDKTTEAQAKAKIDEVQARLAKGEKFEALAKEFSQDPGSANNGGDLGYAGPGVYDPAFEKALYSLSKDQVSEPIRTDFGYHLIKLLGVEAPEVPTLASLKDKLTRELKAAQVEQRFVEATKQLEDSAFEASDLAQPAADLKLTVHTSKPFGREGGEGVAANRAVVTAAFSPEVIDEGANSTAIELDPETVIVLRAKEHLKPAQLPMESVSAAIRTQLTKEHASAEAKTRAEKLIADLRDGKAPLDKAIDGQNWKITEAATRGQEGVDPAVLQALFRMPKPAAKDKPTFSSVTLPDGSLMVVRLNGVNEAAAPTDEEKAQYRRFLASREGQQDFAAYRKQLEAEAEIERF; translated from the coding sequence ATGCTGCAGAATATCAGGGACAATTCACAAGGCTGGATTGCCAAGACCATTATCGGGGTCATCGTTGCACTGATGGCCCTGACCGGTTTCGATGCCATTTTCCAGGCCACGACTCACAAGAACGAGGCGGCCAAGGTCAACGGTGACGAAATCAGCCAGAACGAGCTGAGCCAGGCCGTTGATATGCAACGCCGTCAGCTGATGCAACAGCTGGGCAAGGACTTCGATGCTTCCTTGCTCGACGAAAAAATGCTGCGCGAATCGGCGCTCAAAGGCCTGATCGACCGCAAGTTGCTGCTGCAAGGCGCCGAACAGGCGAAGTTCTCGTTCTCCGAAGCCGCGCTGGATCAAGTGATCCTGCAGACGCCTGAATTCCAGGTCGATGGCAAGTTCAGCTCCGAGCGTTTCGACCAGGTGATCCGTCAGTTGGGCTACAGCCGCATGCAGTTCCGCCAGATGCTGGCTCAGGAAATGCTCATTGGCCAATTGCGCGCTGGCGTTGCCGGCAGCGGTTTCGTCACCGACGCCGAAGTGCTGGCATTCGCCCGTCTGGAAAAACAGACCCGTGATTTCGCCACTCTGAACGTCAAGGCCGACCCGGCTGCGGTCAAGCTGACCGATGACGAGGTCAAGGCTTACTACGACGAACACGCCAAGGAATTCATGACGCCGGATCAGGTGATCATCGATTACGTCGAGCTGAAGAAGTCGTCGTTCTTTGATCAGGTTGCGGTCAAGGAAGAAGACCTTGAGGCGGCGTATCAGAAAGAGATCGCCAACCTGTCGGAGCAGCGTCGTGCCGCGCACATCCTTATCGAAGTGAACGACAAGACCACCGAAGCGCAGGCCAAGGCGAAGATTGACGAAGTCCAGGCGCGTCTGGCCAAGGGCGAGAAGTTCGAAGCGCTGGCCAAGGAGTTCTCGCAGGATCCGGGTTCCGCCAACAATGGCGGTGACCTCGGTTACGCCGGTCCTGGCGTTTACGACCCGGCCTTCGAAAAGGCTCTGTACTCGCTGTCGAAAGACCAGGTGTCCGAGCCGATTCGTACCGACTTCGGTTATCACCTGATCAAGCTGTTGGGCGTGGAAGCGCCTGAAGTGCCGACCCTGGCCAGCCTGAAAGACAAGCTGACCCGCGAGCTGAAAGCCGCGCAGGTCGAGCAGCGTTTTGTTGAGGCGACCAAGCAACTGGAAGACTCGGCGTTCGAAGCCTCTGACTTGGCGCAGCCAGCAGCGGATCTGAAACTGACCGTGCACACTTCCAAGCCGTTCGGCCGTGAAGGTGGCGAAGGTGTTGCCGCCAACCGTGCCGTGGTCACTGCTGCGTTCAGCCCGGAAGTGATTGATGAAGGTGCCAACAGCACCGCCATCGAACTGGATCCGGAAACCGTGATCGTGCTGCGCGCCAAGGAGCACCTCAAGCCTGCGCAATTGCCAATGGAAAGCGTGAGCGCGGCGATCCGCACTCAGCTGACCAAGGAGCACGCCAGTGCCGAGGCCAAGACCCGTGCCGAGAAGCTGATCGCTGATCTGCGCGATGGCAAGGCGCCGCTGGACAAGGCCATTGACGGTCAGAACTGGAAGATCACCGAAGCGGCCACCCGTGGTCAGGAAGGGGTTGATCCGGCTGTGCTGCAGGCACTGTTCCGTATGCCGAAGCCGGCTGCCAAGGACAAGCCGACGTTCTCCAGCGTTACGTTGCCGGATGGCAGTCTGATGGTTGTGCGACTCAACGGTGTTAACGAAGCTGCCGCGCCTACTGATGAAGAGAAGGCGCAATATCGTCGCTTCCTGGCTTCCCGTGAAGGGCAGCAGGACTTTGCGGCGTATCGCAAGCAGTTGGAAGCTGAGGCGGAGATCGAGCGGTTCTGA
- a CDS encoding DUF2242 domain-containing protein, translating to MLISTPMRVVGLALLLTAVAGCSKDKPIYEHENFDDSGTFSRNYPVTDTASCEAARRALLSQGYIITSSDPKLVSGHKSFQQTGETHLEISFNVVCAEDGSAGHHATVFANALQDRYALKKTNNSASLGVGVLGSVSMPIGSSDDSMVKVASETVTAQKFYERFFTLVEQFLPADAKKAAHIEEKPKTDLGVPEPKAAPAPAPLAPAAEPAATPAPAAEPAPAPAETAPVSSEPVVPPAESTPITPAPAPVEEPTPASETITPPTNPDIPPPSEPIPAMPASGQ from the coding sequence ATGTTGATTTCCACTCCCATGCGTGTTGTCGGGCTGGCGCTTTTGTTGACTGCGGTGGCCGGTTGTTCGAAGGACAAGCCGATCTATGAGCATGAGAACTTCGATGACTCCGGCACCTTTTCGCGCAATTATCCGGTAACCGACACCGCCAGTTGCGAAGCGGCCCGGCGCGCGTTGCTCAGTCAGGGCTACATCATTACCAGCAGTGATCCGAAGCTGGTCAGCGGTCACAAGAGCTTCCAGCAGACCGGCGAGACCCATCTCGAGATCAGCTTCAACGTGGTCTGCGCCGAAGATGGCAGCGCCGGGCATCATGCGACGGTGTTCGCCAACGCCCTGCAGGATCGTTATGCGTTGAAGAAGACCAACAACTCGGCCAGCCTCGGGGTTGGTGTGTTGGGCTCGGTGTCGATGCCGATCGGCTCCTCGGATGATTCGATGGTCAAGGTCGCCAGCGAGACGGTCACGGCGCAGAAGTTCTACGAGCGCTTCTTCACTCTGGTGGAGCAGTTCCTGCCCGCCGATGCGAAGAAAGCGGCGCATATCGAAGAAAAACCGAAAACCGACCTCGGCGTGCCAGAACCAAAAGCCGCGCCTGCACCTGCTCCTCTGGCGCCTGCAGCGGAACCGGCAGCAACGCCAGCGCCGGCTGCAGAACCTGCACCAGCCCCGGCTGAAACCGCACCAGTGAGTTCCGAGCCGGTGGTACCGCCAGCGGAATCGACGCCGATTACGCCTGCCCCAGCGCCCGTGGAAGAGCCCACGCCCGCCAGCGAAACCATCACGCCACCGACCAACCCGGATATTCCGCCACCGTCGGAGCCGATTCCGGCGATGCCTGCGTCGGGCCAATAA
- a CDS encoding AraC family transcriptional regulator translates to MKPQPMRLGDLSVGFVHSLADAVRSHGTDPLPLLEQYGLDAARLAEAGARLSIPRYMRLGHAAIQLTGDPALGLRMGRMIRLNQAGLAGITAAQAPTVREAARCLTRFEPLYGSNYRGQSSFHEDANGAWLRFYSISPYNAYNRFVVDSILAGWLHQLSSLCGETLRAERIEIEFEAPDYRDAYTMLGDCPIQFSAERNQLRLSLNSLALRNPEHCPSTWRHLLQLCERELEQLTRTRSLRERITQLLGPLLNGGREPDLEEVAARLKLPTWTLRRKLAEEGTQFRAILNDTRRDLAMTYIRDTELAFGEIAYLLGFASAEAFQRAFKRWSGQTPGESRRNYRSGA, encoded by the coding sequence ATGAAGCCGCAGCCGATGCGCCTCGGGGATCTGTCGGTGGGCTTCGTCCATAGTCTGGCCGACGCCGTGCGCAGCCACGGCACCGACCCGCTGCCTCTGCTCGAGCAATACGGCCTCGATGCCGCGCGACTGGCCGAGGCCGGGGCACGCTTGTCGATCCCGCGTTACATGCGCTTGGGCCATGCGGCGATTCAACTGACCGGCGATCCGGCCCTGGGCCTGCGCATGGGCCGGATGATCCGCTTGAATCAGGCTGGGCTGGCCGGCATCACCGCCGCGCAAGCCCCCACCGTGCGCGAAGCGGCCCGCTGCCTGACGCGCTTCGAACCGCTCTACGGCTCCAACTATCGCGGGCAGTCCAGTTTTCACGAAGATGCCAACGGTGCGTGGCTGCGCTTCTACTCGATCAGCCCTTACAACGCCTATAACCGCTTCGTGGTCGACTCGATCCTCGCCGGCTGGCTGCATCAGTTGTCGAGCCTGTGCGGCGAAACGTTGCGCGCCGAGCGGATCGAAATCGAATTCGAAGCGCCGGATTACCGCGACGCCTACACAATGCTCGGTGACTGCCCGATCCAGTTCAGCGCCGAACGCAATCAGCTGCGCCTGAGTTTGAACAGCCTTGCCCTGCGCAATCCCGAACATTGCCCGAGCACCTGGCGACATCTGCTGCAATTGTGCGAGCGGGAGCTGGAACAACTGACCCGCACCCGCAGTTTGCGCGAGCGCATCACGCAACTGTTAGGCCCGCTGCTGAACGGCGGCCGCGAGCCGGATCTCGAGGAAGTCGCGGCACGCCTGAAACTGCCAACCTGGACCTTACGCCGCAAACTCGCCGAGGAAGGCACGCAGTTTCGCGCGATCCTCAATGACACACGCCGCGATTTGGCGATGACCTACATCCGCGACACCGAACTGGCGTTCGGCGAAATCGCCTACCTGCTTGGCTTCGCCTCAGCCGAAGCCTTCCAGCGCGCATTCAAACGCTGGAGCGGGCAGACGCCCGGCGAATCCCGACGAAATTACCGCTCGGGAGCCTGA
- a CDS encoding nitrilase-related carbon-nitrogen hydrolase: MRKLLYLFFSMALVAALTTYAMWAADRPAGHYLSDLRIKLAVNQGTPGDRGNLLGIQPELFPTDYQSSARLHRKLAAYLQQARDQGLLNEKTVVVLPEHVGTWLMISGEKDELYQAPTLAEAMNWLAASNPLLFARAWLRAKGEQRLDDAYLRMKAKAMAKDYQALFGGLAKEFQVTLVAGSIVLPEPSIRDGRLKPGSGALFNSSVVFGRDGVPLGQPQRQMHPIFDQQGVIQAEDKHAIQVVDTPAGRLGILIGSDSWYPGNYRTLDEQGAQLVAVPAQVIGQGAWDKPWRGYKGSSTPGSVSLKPGDLSEGQAWHRLTLTAQPPSSRAIAGVSVFMRGQFWDKPSTGRSFLSSNGQQFADGEARGARLLNVWL; this comes from the coding sequence ATGCGCAAACTTCTGTATCTGTTTTTCTCCATGGCCCTCGTTGCCGCCCTGACCACCTACGCCATGTGGGCGGCAGACCGGCCGGCGGGACATTACCTGTCGGACCTGCGCATCAAGCTCGCCGTCAATCAGGGCACGCCCGGCGACCGTGGCAATCTGCTCGGCATCCAGCCCGAACTGTTCCCCACCGATTACCAAAGCTCCGCACGCCTGCACCGCAAGCTTGCGGCGTACCTTCAGCAGGCCCGCGATCAAGGCTTGCTCAACGAAAAAACCGTGGTGGTATTGCCCGAGCACGTCGGCACCTGGCTGATGATCAGCGGCGAGAAAGACGAGCTTTATCAGGCGCCGACCCTGGCGGAGGCGATGAACTGGCTGGCGGCGAGCAATCCGCTGTTGTTTGCCCGAGCATGGCTGCGGGCCAAGGGCGAGCAACGCCTGGATGACGCTTATCTGCGGATGAAAGCCAAGGCCATGGCCAAGGATTACCAGGCGCTGTTCGGCGGTCTGGCCAAGGAGTTCCAGGTCACTCTGGTCGCCGGCTCCATCGTGCTGCCGGAGCCAAGCATCCGCGACGGCCGGCTCAAGCCCGGCAGCGGCGCCCTGTTCAACAGCAGCGTGGTGTTTGGTCGCGATGGCGTACCGTTGGGTCAGCCGCAGCGGCAGATGCATCCGATCTTCGATCAGCAAGGTGTGATTCAGGCCGAAGACAAACACGCCATCCAGGTCGTCGACACACCGGCCGGACGCTTGGGCATCCTGATCGGCAGTGACAGCTGGTATCCCGGCAACTACCGCACCCTCGATGAACAAGGCGCGCAACTGGTGGCCGTGCCGGCGCAAGTCATCGGCCAGGGCGCCTGGGACAAACCATGGCGCGGCTACAAAGGTTCGAGCACGCCGGGGTCGGTCAGCCTCAAGCCCGGCGACCTCAGCGAAGGTCAGGCCTGGCATCGACTGACTCTCACCGCGCAACCGCCAAGCAGTCGCGCTATTGCCGGCGTCAGTGTGTTCATGCGCGGGCAGTTCTGGGACAAGCCGAGTACCGGCAGAAGCTTCCTCAGCAGCAACGGCCAGCAGTTCGCCGATGGCGAGGCCCGTGGTGCGCGTTTGCTGAACGTCTGGCTGTAA
- a CDS encoding NADPH-dependent 2,4-dienoyl-CoA reductase, whose protein sequence is MTAAHYPHLLAPLDLGFTTLRNRTLMGSMHTGLEEKPGGFERMAAYFAERARGGVGLMVTGGIGPNDEGGVYSGAAKLTTEEEALKHRIVTRAVHEAGGKICMQILHAGRYAYSPKQVAPSAIQAPINPFKPKELDEEGIEKQISDFVTCSVLAQTAEYDGVEIMGSEGYFINQFLAAHTNHRTDRWGGSYENRMRLPVEIVRRVREAVGPNFIIIFRLSMLDLVEGGSTWDEIVMLAKAIEQAGATIINTGIGWHEARIPTIATKVPRAAFSKVTAKLRGSVSIPLITTNRINTPEIAEQILAEGDADMVSMARPFLADPDFVNKAAAGRADEINTCIGCNQACLDHTFGGKLTSCLVNPRACHETELNYLPVQQIKKIAVVGAGPAGLSAATVAAERGHQVTLFDSASEIGGQFNIAKRVPGKEEFFETLRYFNRKLQTTNVEVCLNTRVDVAKLVEGGYDEIILATGIAPRVPAIPGVENAKVLSYLDVILERKPVGKRVAVIGAGGIGFDVSEFLVHQGVATSLDRAAFWKEWGIDTQLEARGGVAGIKAAPHAPAREVFLLQRKKTKVGDGLGKTTGWIHRTGLKNKQVQMLNSVEYLSIDDQGLHIRIGESGEPQLLAVDNIVICAGQDPLRELHDGLVEAGQNVHLIGGADVAAELDAKRAINQGSRLAAEL, encoded by the coding sequence ATGACCGCCGCTCATTACCCGCATTTGCTGGCCCCGCTGGACCTGGGATTCACCACGCTGCGCAACCGTACCCTGATGGGCTCGATGCACACTGGCCTTGAAGAAAAGCCGGGTGGCTTCGAGCGCATGGCGGCGTACTTCGCCGAACGTGCCCGTGGCGGTGTCGGCCTGATGGTCACCGGCGGCATCGGCCCGAATGACGAGGGCGGCGTGTATTCCGGCGCGGCCAAGCTCACTACCGAGGAAGAGGCGCTCAAGCACCGCATCGTCACTCGCGCGGTGCACGAGGCGGGCGGCAAGATCTGCATGCAGATTCTCCACGCCGGCCGCTATGCCTACAGCCCGAAACAGGTAGCACCGAGCGCGATTCAAGCGCCGATCAACCCGTTCAAGCCAAAAGAGCTGGACGAAGAGGGCATCGAGAAGCAGATCAGCGATTTCGTCACCTGCTCGGTATTGGCGCAAACCGCCGAATACGACGGTGTCGAAATCATGGGTTCGGAAGGTTACTTCATTAACCAGTTCCTCGCCGCGCACACCAACCACCGCACCGACCGCTGGGGTGGCAGCTACGAAAACCGCATGCGCCTGCCGGTAGAAATTGTCCGTCGTGTGCGCGAAGCGGTCGGGCCGAATTTCATCATCATCTTCCGCCTGTCGATGCTCGATCTGGTCGAAGGTGGCAGCACCTGGGATGAAATCGTCATGCTGGCCAAAGCCATCGAACAGGCGGGCGCGACCATCATCAACACCGGTATCGGCTGGCACGAAGCGCGGATTCCGACCATCGCCACCAAGGTTCCGCGTGCAGCGTTCAGCAAGGTCACGGCCAAGTTGCGCGGCTCGGTGAGTATTCCGCTGATCACCACCAACCGCATCAATACCCCTGAAATTGCCGAGCAGATTCTTGCCGAGGGCGATGCCGACATGGTCTCCATGGCCCGCCCATTCCTCGCCGATCCGGACTTCGTCAACAAGGCCGCAGCAGGCCGTGCCGACGAAATCAACACCTGCATCGGCTGCAACCAGGCGTGCCTCGACCACACCTTTGGCGGCAAACTCACCAGTTGCCTGGTCAACCCGCGTGCCTGCCACGAAACCGAACTCAATTACCTGCCGGTGCAGCAGATCAAGAAAATCGCCGTGGTCGGTGCCGGCCCAGCGGGTTTGTCCGCCGCCACCGTGGCCGCCGAGCGCGGTCATCAGGTGACGCTGTTCGATTCGGCCAGCGAGATCGGTGGGCAGTTCAACATCGCCAAGCGCGTACCGGGCAAGGAAGAGTTCTTCGAAACCCTGCGCTACTTCAACCGCAAGCTGCAAACGACGAATGTCGAGGTGTGCCTGAACACCCGTGTCGACGTGGCCAAGCTGGTCGAAGGCGGTTACGACGAGATCATCCTTGCCACCGGTATCGCCCCGCGCGTGCCGGCGATTCCGGGCGTCGAGAATGCCAAGGTGCTGAGTTATCTGGATGTGATCCTCGAGCGCAAGCCGGTCGGCAAGCGTGTCGCGGTGATCGGTGCAGGCGGGATCGGTTTCGATGTCTCTGAATTTCTCGTTCATCAAGGCGTGGCCACCAGTCTGGATCGCGCGGCGTTCTGGAAAGAGTGGGGCATCGACACGCAACTGGAGGCCCGTGGTGGTGTGGCGGGAATCAAAGCGGCTCCGCATGCGCCGGCCCGTGAGGTGTTCCTGTTGCAGCGCAAGAAAACCAAGGTCGGCGACGGTCTGGGCAAAACCACCGGCTGGATTCACCGTACCGGTCTGAAGAACAAGCAGGTGCAGATGCTCAACAGCGTCGAATACCTGAGCATCGATGACCAAGGCTTGCACATTCGCATCGGCGAATCCGGCGAGCCGCAACTGCTGGCAGTGGACAACATCGTGATCTGTGCGGGGCAGGATCCGTTGCGTGAGTTGCACGATGGTCTGGTTGAAGCCGGGCAGAACGTGCACTTGATCGGCGGCGCGGATGTCGCGGCGGAGCTGGATGCCAAGCGCGCGATCAATCAGGGTTCGCGGCTGGCGGCTGAGTTGTAA
- a CDS encoding 1-aminocyclopropane-1-carboxylate deaminase/D-cysteine desulfhydrase, whose protein sequence is MLLPPPNWQPQAPLEPLRLDWLTSAGIEVAILRLDRIDPLISGNKWFKLVEHLKAAERAGAEGIISLGGAHSNHLHALAAAGERLGFKTVGLLRGHPQETPTVRDLQAFGMQLHWLGYAGYRARHEAGFWVPWQAQYPTLHAVPEGGGGLAGALGCAAIRQQAEEQLAKLGWDDFDAWWLACGTGTTLAGLALAEQGKRAVYGALAVPDDHGVAPNIESILAHATQPAADYQLIDASRGGFAKVDEALLTFIDQTEQTSGIPLEPLYTGKALLALKQHVESGEFAVGTRLVFAHTGGLQGRRGFAAK, encoded by the coding sequence ATGCTTTTGCCTCCCCCCAACTGGCAACCCCAGGCCCCCCTCGAACCGCTCCGTCTGGACTGGCTGACAAGCGCGGGCATCGAAGTCGCGATCCTGCGCCTCGATCGCATCGACCCGCTGATCAGCGGCAACAAGTGGTTCAAACTCGTTGAACATCTCAAAGCCGCCGAGCGTGCCGGCGCCGAGGGCATCATCAGCCTCGGCGGTGCGCATTCCAATCATCTGCATGCGCTGGCGGCGGCGGGCGAGCGGCTGGGCTTCAAGACCGTGGGACTGCTGCGCGGGCACCCGCAGGAAACGCCGACAGTGCGGGATCTGCAAGCGTTCGGCATGCAGTTGCATTGGCTCGGTTACGCCGGCTATCGCGCGCGGCACGAAGCGGGATTCTGGGTGCCATGGCAAGCGCAATATCCGACGCTGCATGCGGTGCCCGAGGGCGGTGGTGGACTGGCCGGCGCCTTGGGTTGCGCAGCGATCAGGCAGCAGGCCGAAGAGCAATTGGCCAAGCTCGGCTGGGATGATTTCGACGCCTGGTGGCTGGCCTGTGGCACCGGCACGACACTGGCCGGACTGGCGCTCGCCGAGCAAGGCAAGCGCGCGGTGTACGGTGCTCTGGCAGTGCCGGATGATCACGGCGTAGCGCCGAACATTGAGTCGATCCTCGCGCACGCCACCCAGCCTGCGGCGGATTATCAACTGATCGATGCCAGCCGCGGCGGTTTCGCCAAAGTTGACGAGGCGTTGCTGACCTTCATCGATCAGACCGAGCAAACCAGCGGCATCCCTTTGGAACCGCTGTACACCGGCAAGGCCTTGCTGGCGCTCAAGCAGCATGTCGAGTCAGGCGAATTCGCGGTCGGCACGCGTCTGGTCTTTGCCCACACGGGTGGCCTGCAGGGACGACGCGGATTTGCAGCGAAGTAG